The following are from one region of the Stanieria cyanosphaera PCC 7437 genome:
- a CDS encoding prohibitin family protein has translation MNTNSSNSWQPLLGGIIVALIVLIAFNSFVIINPGQAGVLRILGKAQNGALLEGLHVKPPLVSNVDIYDVTVQKFEVPAESSTKDLQDLKARFAINFRLDPMRIVEIRRKQGTLQNIVAKIIAPQTQESFKIAAARRTVEEAITQRSELKEDFDNALGSRLEKYGIIVLDTSVVDLTFSTEFAKAVEEKQIAEQKARRAVYVAKEAEQQAQAEINRAKGKAEAQRLLAETLKAQGGQLVLQKEAIEAWRQGGAQMPKVLVMDSDSKSNVPFLFNLGQVE, from the coding sequence TTGAATACTAACTCATCCAACAGTTGGCAGCCATTACTTGGTGGAATTATTGTTGCTTTAATTGTTTTGATTGCCTTTAATTCTTTTGTAATTATAAATCCAGGTCAAGCAGGAGTTCTTAGGATTTTAGGCAAAGCTCAAAATGGAGCGTTATTGGAAGGACTTCATGTCAAACCTCCTTTAGTTTCTAACGTGGATATCTATGACGTAACTGTGCAAAAATTTGAAGTTCCTGCGGAAAGTTCTACAAAAGATTTACAAGATTTGAAAGCTAGATTTGCGATTAACTTTCGTCTCGATCCGATGAGAATTGTAGAAATTAGAAGAAAACAAGGCACGCTACAAAATATTGTTGCTAAAATTATTGCTCCCCAAACTCAAGAATCTTTTAAAATCGCAGCAGCACGAAGAACAGTAGAAGAAGCTATTACCCAAAGAAGTGAACTAAAAGAAGATTTTGATAATGCGCTTGGTTCTCGTTTGGAAAAATACGGCATCATTGTTCTCGATACAAGTGTTGTGGATTTAACTTTTTCTACTGAATTTGCTAAGGCAGTCGAAGAAAAACAGATAGCTGAACAAAAAGCGAGAAGGGCTGTTTATGTGGCAAAAGAAGCCGAACAACAAGCTCAAGCAGAAATCAATCGTGCCAAAGGGAAAGCTGAAGCCCAAAGACTTTTAGCTGAAACTCTCAAAGCTCAAGGAGGACAATTAGTTTTGCAAAAAGAAGCGATTGAAGCTTGGCGACAAGGAGGAGCGCAAATGCCGAAAGTTCTAGTAATGGATAGTGATTCTAAAAGTAACGTTCCTTTTTTGTTTAATTTAGGACAAGTAGAATAA
- a CDS encoding heavy metal-responsive transcriptional regulator: protein MSNLTQEAVELLKIGELQNRTGVSIKTIRYYEQLGLIKAVTRTEGGFRLFNVETIHRLALIKRAQSLGLSLQEISDILTIRDRGSLPCDQVKQQLQNKVNQIEQRIQELQLLKAQLISLIKNTENLPHEVTEGVICPIIEQF from the coding sequence ATGTCTAACCTAACTCAAGAAGCCGTAGAGTTGCTAAAAATTGGTGAGTTACAAAATCGTACTGGAGTTTCGATTAAAACTATTCGTTATTATGAACAACTAGGTTTAATCAAGGCAGTAACTAGAACCGAAGGTGGATTTAGATTATTTAATGTTGAGACAATTCACCGTCTAGCTTTGATCAAACGCGCTCAAAGTTTGGGTTTAAGTTTACAAGAAATTAGTGATATTTTAACTATACGCGATCGCGGTTCTCTTCCTTGCGATCAAGTTAAACAGCAACTTCAAAATAAAGTTAATCAAATCGAACAACGAATTCAAGAGTTACAGTTATTAAAAGCTCAATTAATCTCGTTAATAAAAAATACTGAAAATTTACCTCACGAAGTTACTGAAGGAGTTATTTGTCCCATTATTGAGCAATTTTAA
- a CDS encoding flavodoxin family protein, which yields MSKQLKQITENQCQNAPAKYDDLKVLFLNCTLNRTPILSHTEGVIDIAKNIFEANGVQTKVMRPVDCEIPAGLGLDMSQTDEWNRDDWPIIQKEIDETDILVLCTSVWLGEKSSVCNRVLERMYGYTHVLNEKGQYRDYGKVGATLITGNEDGIKHCAMNILFSLSHIGYTIPPQADAGWLGEVGPGPSYLDPGSGGPENDFTNRNTTFLAWNCMHLARMLKDNGGIPAHGNQPEVWDAGCKSDFKNPEHKV from the coding sequence ATGTCAAAACAGCTAAAACAAATAACTGAAAATCAGTGTCAAAATGCACCAGCAAAATATGACGATCTCAAGGTTCTTTTTTTGAACTGCACTCTGAATAGAACTCCTATTTTATCTCATACTGAGGGTGTAATTGATATTGCTAAAAATATATTTGAAGCCAATGGAGTTCAAACTAAAGTCATGCGACCTGTAGATTGCGAAATACCAGCAGGACTTGGGCTAGATATGTCCCAAACAGATGAATGGAATCGAGACGATTGGCCCATAATTCAAAAAGAAATTGATGAAACTGATATTTTGGTATTGTGTACCTCAGTTTGGCTTGGAGAAAAAAGTTCTGTTTGTAATCGAGTTTTAGAAAGAATGTACGGTTACACTCATGTTTTAAACGAAAAAGGACAATATCGAGATTATGGCAAAGTCGGTGCAACCTTAATCACTGGTAACGAAGATGGTATTAAACATTGTGCTATGAATATTTTATTTTCTCTTTCTCATATTGGTTATACAATTCCACCACAAGCTGATGCAGGATGGCTAGGAGAAGTCGGTCCTGGTCCTTCTTATCTAGATCCTGGTTCTGGTGGCCCTGAAAACGATTTTACCAACAGAAATACAACTTTCTTAGCTTGGAACTGTATGCATTTGGCAAGAATGTTGAAAGATAATGGCGGAATTCCCGCTCACGGAAACCAACCTGAAGTTTGGGATGCAGGTTGTAAGAGTGATTTTAAAAACCCAGAACACAAAGTATAG
- a CDS encoding 2'-5' RNA ligase family protein: protein MVNQTKQLYFIALLPPAEIQTVVTEIKQHFAKIYNSKAALKSPPHVTLQAPFHLEKDNLPVLEKKLAEFVKSESTMPMILDGFSAFRPRVIYVNVLKTPELLTIQTKLTNHLESTLGIVHRAAKSRPFAPHMTVGFKDLTKTNFYQAWEEFKDQKIYFEFTVSNLTLLTHNGSCWEIYREFLLAG from the coding sequence GTGGTAAATCAGACTAAACAATTATATTTTATTGCTTTACTACCTCCAGCAGAAATACAAACAGTAGTTACAGAAATTAAACAACATTTTGCTAAGATTTATAATAGTAAAGCTGCTTTAAAATCTCCACCTCATGTAACTTTGCAGGCACCTTTTCACCTGGAAAAAGATAACTTACCAGTTTTAGAAAAAAAATTAGCAGAATTTGTTAAATCGGAATCGACTATGCCTATGATTTTGGATGGTTTTAGCGCGTTTCGTCCACGAGTTATTTATGTAAATGTGCTGAAAACTCCAGAATTATTAACAATTCAAACTAAGTTAACAAATCATTTAGAATCTACTTTGGGCATTGTACATCGGGCTGCTAAAAGTCGTCCTTTTGCTCCTCACATGACGGTTGGATTTAAAGATTTAACTAAAACTAATTTCTATCAAGCTTGGGAAGAATTTAAGGATCAAAAAATTTATTTTGAATTTACTGTATCTAACTTAACTCTTCTTACCCATAATGGTAGCTGTTGGGAAATATATCGAGAGTTTTTGTTAGCGGGGTGA
- a CDS encoding DUF4346 domain-containing protein, with product MKQTVTDFKAIDDQLSKRHIDLDPGGYYIIYLDREQGLICAKHFTNIINEKGLAVDPETGKVIAARGKVNRTSETIFTARTAKELCVKIIEDDKSCPITMLDHAAYLGREFMRAEYALISGEEYIQD from the coding sequence ATGAAACAAACTGTTACAGATTTTAAAGCGATCGACGATCAATTATCCAAACGTCATATCGACCTCGATCCAGGAGGCTACTATATTATTTATCTAGACCGAGAACAAGGCTTAATTTGTGCCAAACACTTTACCAATATTATTAACGAAAAAGGTTTAGCCGTAGACCCCGAAACAGGTAAAGTAATTGCTGCTAGAGGTAAAGTTAATCGAACCTCAGAAACTATTTTTACTGCTAGAACAGCCAAAGAACTTTGTGTCAAAATCATTGAAGATGACAAATCTTGTCCCATCACAATGCTAGATCATGCAGCTTATCTAGGACGAGAATTTATGCGGGCAGAATACGCTCTCATTTCTGGAGAAGAATACATTCAAGATTAA
- a CDS encoding hemolysin XhlA family protein codes for MSNIQIESDLKEILNKLDGKLDNLQKDVTDINLRLTKVETKLDGTVEDIKEIKGSQKAQIWTLIGILFTAVGGLIVAIGRSVLSNP; via the coding sequence ATGAGTAACATACAGATAGAGTCAGACCTCAAAGAAATTCTCAACAAATTAGATGGAAAACTAGATAATCTCCAAAAAGATGTTACTGATATAAATCTAAGGCTGACTAAAGTAGAAACGAAACTTGACGGCACTGTTGAAGATATTAAAGAAATCAAAGGCTCACAAAAAGCGCAAATCTGGACGTTAATCGGTATCTTGTTTACTGCCGTCGGTGGTTTGATCGTCGCTATCGGGCGGTCTGTACTTTCTAATCCTTAA
- a CDS encoding winged helix-turn-helix transcriptional regulator — protein sequence MQSSQSRSLPKKISASQPTVAYIVEHTLGCKWMLEVLRLIRQGINRSGAMTRATEGLITKVLNERLVDLVNFGIVEKVAYPEIPPRVEYNLTVFGSRFIEILDIIDDLEEYCQSRL from the coding sequence ATGCAGTCATCACAATCCCGTAGCTTGCCAAAAAAAATCTCTGCTTCTCAACCAACTGTGGCTTATATCGTGGAGCATACTCTTGGTTGTAAATGGATGCTGGAAGTTTTACGCTTAATTCGTCAAGGTATCAACCGCTCAGGAGCAATGACTCGTGCAACTGAGGGATTGATAACTAAGGTTTTGAATGAGCGATTAGTAGATCTCGTCAACTTTGGTATTGTCGAGAAAGTTGCTTATCCTGAAATTCCGCCCCGCGTGGAGTATAATTTGACTGTCTTTGGCTCTCGGTTCATTGAAATTCTGGATATTATTGATGATTTAGAAGAATATTGCCAAAGTCGCCTCTAG
- a CDS encoding alpha/beta fold hydrolase, with protein sequence MSYVTVGQENSATIDLYYEDLGTGQPIVLIHGFPLNGHSWEKQVLVLLNAGYRVITYDRRGFGASSQPSFGYDYDTFAADLKVLMTELDLHDAVLVGFSMGTGEVTRYLGKYGSERVQKAVLIAPVPPFLLKTDDNPEGVDQSVFDGIMKAIVEDRPAYFSAFFREFFNVDVLLGERISNYAIQASWNVAAGASAKGTLDCVPSWLTDFRDDLPRIDVPTLIIHGDADRILPLESTAARLPKLIKNSQLVVIPGGPHAINWTHADRVNPALLDFLQQK encoded by the coding sequence ATGTCTTACGTTACTGTCGGTCAAGAAAATTCTGCAACCATTGATCTCTACTACGAAGATCTTGGAACAGGTCAACCGATTGTTCTCATTCATGGATTTCCACTCAATGGGCATTCCTGGGAAAAGCAGGTTTTAGTACTGCTAAATGCGGGGTATCGAGTAATTACCTACGATCGCCGAGGATTTGGTGCTTCTAGCCAACCCTCATTTGGCTATGACTACGATACCTTTGCAGCAGATTTGAAAGTGCTGATGACTGAACTTGACTTGCATGATGCTGTGCTGGTCGGGTTTTCAATGGGAACGGGCGAAGTCACGCGCTATCTCGGCAAGTATGGCTCAGAGCGCGTGCAGAAAGCCGTACTGATAGCTCCAGTACCCCCCTTCTTACTGAAGACAGATGATAATCCCGAAGGCGTTGACCAAAGCGTTTTCGATGGCATTATGAAAGCGATCGTCGAAGACCGTCCAGCCTACTTTTCTGCATTTTTCAGAGAATTCTTCAATGTGGATGTGCTGCTGGGCGAACGCATCAGCAACTATGCCATTCAAGCCAGTTGGAATGTGGCAGCAGGAGCTTCTGCTAAGGGAACGTTGGATTGTGTACCCTCCTGGCTCACCGATTTCCGCGATGATTTGCCCCGCATTGATGTCCCAACCCTGATCATTCATGGTGATGCCGATCGCATTTTGCCACTTGAGTCCACCGCAGCAAGACTTCCGAAGCTGATTAAAAACAGTCAACTTGTTGTCATTCCAGGTGGTCCGCACGCTATCAATTGGACTCATGCCGATCGGGTCAACCCCGCGTTGCTGGACTTTCTTCAGCAGAAATAA